From a single Methanofollis sp. W23 genomic region:
- a CDS encoding DNA repair exonuclease, translating into MINVLKFLHTSDWQMGMKAVHTGTKAKEVREKRFETAQHIVELAHQEDVDFVVLAGDTFEDHNVDDLVVKRTVDILNQFAPIPVYVLPGNHDPWIPGGVWERDSWERIGPHVTLLTENEEYCHSDDVVLYPCPLTQKQSGLDPTAWIPRRDEGDTHIRIGIAHGSLDLFADDAKNFPIARDRADQCDLDYLALGHWHSFQQSGRAVYSGTMEPTSFRERDPGNVVLVGLKEARAQPQIETQKINALQWVEITPDIHTVEDVESLDAQIRDLGPLASVLLKISPILEECTDSDALQRLDTLQKEMQERAFYLEWAEPVCRTYIGEASAQLPDGILSQVDEALAAIEDERIPDGPGRQFADQDLEIVRTARNLLHRLAGGRSA; encoded by the coding sequence GTGATAAACGTGTTAAAGTTTCTACATACATCTGATTGGCAAATGGGGATGAAGGCAGTCCATACAGGCACAAAAGCAAAAGAGGTCAGAGAGAAGAGGTTTGAAACCGCACAGCACATCGTCGAACTTGCTCATCAGGAGGACGTGGACTTTGTGGTCCTTGCAGGAGACACCTTTGAAGACCACAATGTCGATGATCTCGTAGTAAAGAGGACCGTCGACATCCTCAACCAATTTGCCCCGATCCCGGTGTATGTTCTACCAGGCAATCACGATCCCTGGATACCTGGCGGTGTGTGGGAGAGAGACAGTTGGGAACGGATCGGTCCGCATGTCACTCTCCTTACAGAGAATGAGGAATATTGCCATAGCGACGATGTCGTATTGTACCCCTGCCCCCTCACCCAGAAACAGAGCGGCCTTGATCCGACCGCCTGGATCCCACGCCGCGATGAAGGAGACACACATATCCGCATCGGTATCGCCCATGGATCCCTGGATCTTTTTGCAGACGATGCAAAAAACTTCCCTATAGCCAGAGATCGGGCCGACCAGTGTGACCTTGACTATCTCGCTCTCGGACACTGGCACAGTTTCCAGCAGTCAGGGAGAGCGGTGTATTCGGGTACAATGGAGCCGACCAGTTTTCGTGAACGTGATCCTGGAAATGTAGTTCTGGTCGGCCTCAAAGAAGCCCGCGCTCAGCCACAGATTGAAACGCAGAAGATCAATGCTCTGCAGTGGGTGGAGATCACCCCAGACATCCACACCGTTGAAGATGTCGAGTCCCTTGATGCACAGATCCGCGACCTCGGCCCACTGGCGTCGGTCCTGCTCAAAATATCTCCCATTCTTGAAGAATGTACCGACAGCGATGCTCTGCAACGCCTGGATACATTACAGAAAGAGATGCAGGAACGTGCCTTCTATCTGGAGTGGGCCGAGCCCGTCTGTCGAACATACATTGGTGAAGCCTCTGCCCAACTCCCAGACGGGATACTTTCTCAGGTGGACGAGGCGCTTGCAGCCATTGAAGACGAGCGGATACCCGACGGACCAGGACGGCAGTTTGCGGATCAGGATCTTGAAATCGTTCGAACTGCACGAAATCTCCTGCACCGCCTTGCAGGGGGGCGGTCGGCATGA
- the rsgA gene encoding ribosome small subunit-dependent GTPase A → MVTAVGKNLDLRRIERYLTIVYSSGASPVIILNKINLAGDPHAVLKELESIAGDVPVCGVSALTKDGLDVLASSLSPNKTVALIGSSGVGKSTRVNAFFHATAQKTTDVREDDEKGRHTTTVRQLFVLPDGGIFIDNPGIREIQLGDSSNGVDKAFSDILEVARNCKFKDCTHRTEPHCVVREAVHQGVITEERVNSYHKLMDELAFQSERAEPGLKRLEKKNYKGMLQGARNYRKYVGK, encoded by the coding sequence ATCGTCACCGCAGTTGGAAAAAATCTCGACCTGAGAAGAATAGAGAGATATCTCACTATTGTCTATTCATCTGGAGCAAGCCCGGTGATCATACTCAATAAAATCAACCTTGCCGGGGACCCGCATGCGGTCCTCAAAGAACTGGAGTCCATTGCAGGTGACGTTCCGGTATGCGGCGTCAGTGCTCTTACAAAGGACGGGCTTGACGTGCTCGCATCTTCTCTCAGTCCCAATAAGACGGTGGCGCTCATCGGTTCGTCCGGGGTGGGCAAGTCCACGCGTGTCAACGCCTTTTTCCATGCAACGGCCCAGAAGACCACAGACGTCAGGGAAGATGACGAGAAAGGCAGACACACCACCACGGTGCGGCAATTGTTCGTCCTCCCAGATGGTGGAATATTTATAGACAATCCTGGAATTCGGGAAATTCAACTTGGAGACTCCTCGAACGGTGTGGATAAGGCATTCTCAGATATCCTTGAGGTGGCCCGGAACTGTAAGTTCAAGGACTGCACACATCGCACCGAACCACATTGCGTCGTCAGGGAGGCAGTCCATCAGGGAGTCATCACCGAGGAGCGGGTGAATAGTTATCACAAACTGATGGACGAACTCGCCTTTCAGTCAGAGCGGGCCGAACCTGGCCTGAAGAGGCTGGAGAAGAAAAATTATAAGGGGATGCTGCAGGGTGCAAGAAACTACCGGAAATATGTTGGGAAATAA
- a CDS encoding ATP-binding protein, translated as MLGCLCWVNNKKVNNSWVLYLNPLICLDVSVEEGPEGSLYITPDAQKWEFSPRLEPVLRNKLSYRPEKGLHEYLPDFIEKAEETYARNGKSLCTSLYAEIITEIPVLKEILDTSKTQWILFAPPDSYSYSKHLLDDYNEIERRLRDDPNDIGGLRLLGGSASGIPEEKETVLPVVPLNNEQQMAVSTILSGNPVSVISGPPGCGKSQVVVSLLVNSWARGTSVLFASNNNKAVEVIHDRINRIESSRPLLPVTLKAGNKSTNTICNGLRRIKDAIKVYNPYNQENLRSLIEKQKSLEREKDRYKDYIRTGVPQQIEESLFSAFDAYAKVAEMRHELDGASASYRSSLNEIGYQIPPEEFEEAVAGLERWLGEIPSYQQEIKNNTKKREHYQREIEEIDLDLKEVLKKLGLEPDMKNWPTLNTHRDEPEDLLKWYGNYKSYLSRPLEKTIASHQMKEEYRVWSGKEEAEKWAGSATSLMDEINLSCHRETETIETLQEIQDKYRRAKESVNNLGISEDAQIDPDPLEKWMAGYKEYAMLPRGFFPNPFSRRSRLNRRLRDLETQIFQQYPVSVQREIGTPDDQSRATLSEIIEDTLKWLAARKQYEDSAAESARVRSLFSRLCLDLKGLKFFDSPESSTDIPAWRKIADEIAGKIDLTERAAAAWEAYGKAEKEIGTLKAVASDFETIAPGNPIKKAWVSGTGKAFTDSVRALTSHPDNATLAAAREALYTNDIESFVDTWRTLFSRLDTYQALQQTRDAVPAEADTLGRWWGKEPYNPVEYPDHTVFPEDDSYLLHLDQCHRWLEEWKHYSETVLPPQKARLNEELEWARDEIKSACQKVPDEKAQKELLAEILPVITANDTNWPIQEWRTLFEPFRSSEINIRITRIDQKQEVLSFEIASEKRIAEIRSISSGKKDLDQLLRSYENHKFESFSLPAYQADLFMDCLPVAPIWITTSLSTQSIPLQPGIFDIVVVDEASQCDISSVLPLIYRAKHLAVIGDPKQLPAIPRISSPEMDQRIATHHGVENMPDMFRHISNDLYRLAEESLPDGCQVIDLLEHYRSHPLIVGFINLVIYNKKLAIMRAIECSKEDLGDNGIFGIDIRGYCVKSGSWKNDKEAKRVAELVDTLVHSQKSDPRSIGIVTPFRAQKELIQTELARLKIEDVTVGTAHTFQGDERRVIVFSPVISRNMAPGAVNFVQNPVNLINVALSRAKDALYVVTDYEFCKKSGGIMADLVRYIETVDMLRKSANAQGYEKLYLFSLMLVEGWKPEVDLHIGGVGVDFALNEGGVALAVNIVYKSEISMEEKALRHEKLKKHGYDVMEIRARKISDTPREVISDIKTKIEL; from the coding sequence ATGCTCGGCTGTCTCTGCTGGGTCAACAACAAAAAAGTCAATAATTCCTGGGTACTCTATTTAAATCCACTAATCTGTCTCGACGTCAGCGTCGAGGAGGGGCCGGAAGGCTCCCTCTATATCACCCCCGACGCCCAGAAATGGGAATTTTCCCCGCGGCTTGAGCCGGTATTGAGAAATAAATTGTCATATCGTCCTGAAAAAGGGTTGCACGAGTACCTCCCTGATTTTATTGAAAAGGCAGAGGAGACGTACGCCCGGAACGGCAAAAGTCTCTGCACCTCCCTGTATGCCGAGATAATCACTGAAATTCCTGTCCTAAAAGAAATCCTGGATACAAGCAAGACGCAATGGATCCTCTTTGCCCCGCCCGACTCGTACAGTTACTCAAAACACCTCCTCGACGATTATAACGAGATCGAGAGGAGGTTGCGTGACGACCCAAACGACATAGGAGGACTGAGACTCCTTGGTGGGTCTGCATCTGGCATTCCTGAAGAGAAAGAGACAGTGCTCCCTGTCGTCCCATTGAACAATGAGCAGCAGATGGCAGTGTCCACGATTTTGTCTGGAAATCCCGTGAGCGTCATCAGCGGCCCTCCAGGATGCGGGAAAAGTCAGGTGGTTGTTTCACTGCTGGTCAACAGTTGGGCGCGAGGTACGTCTGTACTCTTTGCAAGCAATAACAACAAAGCGGTGGAAGTCATCCATGACCGGATCAACCGCATCGAATCCAGCAGACCTCTTCTTCCTGTCACTCTCAAAGCCGGGAATAAAAGCACCAACACGATATGCAACGGTCTCAGGAGGATTAAAGACGCAATCAAAGTTTATAATCCATATAACCAGGAAAATTTACGGAGTCTCATAGAGAAGCAAAAGTCGCTGGAAAGAGAGAAAGACCGATATAAGGACTATATCAGAACCGGCGTCCCGCAACAGATTGAAGAATCACTCTTCTCTGCATTTGACGCCTATGCCAAAGTAGCCGAGATGAGACATGAACTCGACGGCGCCTCTGCCTCATACCGGTCGTCGCTGAATGAGATCGGATACCAGATCCCGCCAGAAGAGTTCGAGGAGGCCGTTGCCGGTCTGGAGAGGTGGCTGGGCGAAATTCCGAGTTACCAGCAAGAGATCAAGAATAACACAAAGAAACGTGAGCACTACCAGAGGGAGATCGAAGAGATAGACCTCGATCTCAAAGAGGTCCTCAAAAAACTCGGGCTGGAGCCAGACATGAAGAACTGGCCGACCCTCAATACACACCGTGACGAACCCGAGGACCTGCTGAAATGGTACGGAAATTATAAATCCTATCTCTCCAGGCCTCTTGAAAAGACCATTGCCTCTCATCAGATGAAAGAGGAGTACAGGGTATGGTCTGGGAAAGAGGAGGCAGAAAAGTGGGCGGGAAGCGCAACATCCCTGATGGACGAGATCAATCTCTCCTGCCACAGAGAGACCGAGACCATCGAGACGCTCCAGGAGATACAGGACAAATACCGGCGTGCAAAAGAGAGCGTGAATAATCTTGGTATCTCAGAGGATGCCCAGATCGATCCAGACCCTCTTGAAAAATGGATGGCAGGATACAAGGAATATGCCATGCTCCCCAGGGGTTTCTTCCCGAATCCCTTCTCCAGGAGGAGCAGACTCAACAGGAGACTGAGAGATCTCGAAACGCAGATCTTCCAGCAGTACCCGGTATCAGTCCAGCGCGAGATAGGGACGCCGGACGACCAGTCACGCGCCACACTGTCTGAGATCATAGAAGATACCCTGAAGTGGCTTGCCGCCAGGAAACAGTATGAAGACTCGGCGGCGGAATCTGCACGGGTCAGGTCACTCTTTTCACGTCTCTGCCTCGACCTGAAAGGACTGAAATTCTTCGATTCCCCTGAGAGCAGCACAGATATTCCCGCATGGAGAAAGATCGCCGACGAGATCGCCGGAAAGATCGACCTTACAGAGAGAGCCGCGGCGGCATGGGAGGCCTATGGAAAGGCAGAGAAAGAGATCGGTACCTTGAAAGCAGTTGCGTCGGATTTTGAGACCATCGCCCCCGGCAACCCCATTAAGAAGGCATGGGTCTCGGGGACTGGAAAAGCATTCACCGACTCGGTCAGGGCGCTGACCTCTCACCCGGACAATGCAACCCTCGCGGCGGCACGAGAGGCGCTCTATACAAATGATATTGAATCGTTCGTCGACACATGGCGCACCCTCTTCTCACGTCTTGACACCTACCAGGCACTCCAGCAGACGCGGGATGCCGTCCCGGCAGAGGCAGACACCCTCGGCCGTTGGTGGGGTAAAGAACCCTACAATCCGGTCGAATACCCCGACCACACCGTCTTCCCAGAGGACGATTCCTATCTGCTCCATCTAGACCAATGCCACAGATGGCTTGAAGAATGGAAGCACTACTCTGAAACCGTCCTCCCCCCTCAAAAAGCCAGATTGAACGAAGAACTCGAATGGGCGAGGGACGAAATCAAAAGTGCCTGCCAGAAGGTCCCTGACGAGAAGGCGCAAAAAGAGTTACTCGCAGAGATCCTTCCTGTCATCACCGCAAACGACACCAACTGGCCCATACAGGAATGGCGTACACTCTTTGAACCTTTCAGGTCGTCAGAGATCAATATCAGGATCACGCGGATCGATCAGAAACAAGAGGTATTGTCTTTTGAAATTGCCAGTGAAAAGAGGATCGCAGAGATCAGGAGTATATCAAGCGGCAAAAAAGATCTGGACCAACTGCTGCGCAGCTATGAGAATCACAAGTTTGAAAGTTTCTCGCTCCCTGCCTATCAGGCAGACCTTTTTATGGACTGTCTCCCTGTCGCCCCGATCTGGATCACGACATCTCTCTCAACCCAGTCGATCCCCCTGCAGCCTGGAATCTTTGACATCGTCGTCGTCGACGAGGCAAGTCAGTGTGATATCTCGTCTGTTCTCCCCCTCATCTACCGTGCCAAACACCTTGCGGTGATCGGAGATCCAAAACAGCTCCCCGCAATTCCCAGGATCAGTTCGCCAGAGATGGACCAGAGGATTGCGACACATCACGGCGTCGAGAATATGCCTGACATGTTCAGGCACATAAGCAATGACCTCTACCGCCTCGCCGAAGAGTCCCTGCCTGACGGGTGCCAGGTGATCGACCTGCTCGAACATTACCGGTCCCACCCGCTCATCGTGGGGTTCATCAACCTCGTGATATACAATAAAAAACTCGCAATCATGAGAGCGATCGAGTGTTCAAAGGAGGATCTCGGGGACAACGGCATATTTGGGATAGATATCAGGGGCTACTGTGTCAAGTCCGGGAGCTGGAAAAATGATAAGGAGGCAAAACGTGTCGCCGAACTTGTCGATACCCTGGTACATTCCCAGAAATCTGATCCGAGGTCCATCGGGATTGTGACTCCTTTCCGTGCACAGAAAGAGTTAATCCAGACCGAACTTGCCAGACTCAAGATCGAGGACGTGACTGTCGGGACGGCCCATACATTCCAGGGCGACGAACGCAGGGTCATCGTCTTCAGTCCTGTGATCTCCAGGAACATGGCGCCTGGAGCGGTCAACTTCGTCCAGAACCCCGTGAACCTCATCAACGTCGCGCTCTCCCGGGCAAAGGACGCATTGTATGTGGTGACCGACTACGAGTTCTGCAAAAAATCTGGGGGCATCATGGCCGATCTCGTACGCTATATCGAGACGGTGGACATGCTCAGAAAATCCGCAAATGCCCAGGGCTATGAAAAGTTGTACCTCTTCAGCCTGATGCTTGTCGAGGGCTGGAAACCTGAGGTCGACCTACATATCGGCGGGGTCGGTGTCGACTTTGCCCTGAATGAAGGAGGGGTTGCCCTGGCGGTGAACATCGTGTACAAGTCCGAGATTTCGATGGAAGAGAAGGCGCTCCGCCACGAGAAACTGAAAAAACACGGATATGACGTGATGGAGATCAGGGCACGAAAGATCTCAGATACGCCAAGAGAAGTGATCTCTGACATTAAAACGAAGATCGAACTCTGA
- a CDS encoding cation diffusion facilitator family transporter, with the protein MGEAPPHKDRQAADAVVRQVALISLAVNVGLVLVKLLLARVSGSLALGADAVHSSLDVLASLALLAGIWLSSRTSREFPYGLYKVENLVAVAIALLVFFTAWEIAATALAGEATPLPFSGWVLVAVAALVSVPYVLGTYEVRMGTVYHSPSLVADGKQHRVDVLSTSVVFFALLGRYFGLPLDHLAALVVAVFIAYSGWGILKDSMRTLLDASIDHETRDVVRAAVLAEPMVTGVKDLTGRNSGRYIFVEASVVMKPTDLAEATRVGERIQARIRDQVPNVERVVIHPEPGERSRVRCAVPLSDLEGTLSSHFGEAPYFALLDFSVKEGRVQRKEILSNPAREMEKQKGLRAAEMLLAHKPDIVYAKQSFAGKSPEYVFESARIEMRTTRVETLRELTGVIEAELAEEGDRTG; encoded by the coding sequence ATGGGAGAGGCACCCCCCCACAAAGATCGACAGGCGGCCGACGCCGTGGTCCGGCAGGTTGCGCTCATCTCCCTTGCCGTGAACGTCGGACTCGTGCTGGTAAAACTCCTCCTCGCCCGGGTCTCAGGAAGCCTGGCGCTCGGGGCCGACGCCGTCCACTCGTCCCTGGACGTCCTCGCCTCGCTCGCCCTCCTTGCCGGCATCTGGCTCTCCTCGCGCACGAGCAGGGAATTTCCCTATGGACTGTACAAGGTGGAGAACCTCGTCGCCGTGGCCATCGCCCTCCTCGTCTTTTTCACGGCATGGGAGATCGCCGCCACTGCCCTCGCCGGCGAGGCGACGCCCCTCCCCTTCAGCGGATGGGTGCTCGTCGCCGTCGCCGCCCTGGTCTCGGTGCCCTACGTGCTTGGCACCTATGAGGTGCGGATGGGCACCGTCTACCACTCGCCAAGCCTTGTCGCCGACGGGAAACAGCACCGGGTGGATGTGCTCTCCACTTCGGTGGTCTTCTTCGCGCTGCTGGGCCGCTACTTCGGGCTGCCCCTCGACCACCTTGCAGCCCTCGTCGTCGCCGTCTTCATCGCCTACTCGGGATGGGGCATCCTGAAAGACAGCATGCGCACGCTCCTCGACGCCTCGATCGACCACGAGACGCGCGACGTCGTCAGGGCGGCGGTCCTTGCAGAGCCGATGGTGACCGGGGTGAAGGATCTGACCGGCCGAAACTCGGGGCGCTACATCTTTGTCGAGGCGAGCGTCGTGATGAAGCCGACCGACCTTGCAGAGGCGACGCGGGTGGGCGAACGCATCCAGGCCCGCATCCGCGACCAGGTCCCAAATGTGGAGCGGGTGGTCATCCACCCCGAACCAGGCGAACGTTCACGGGTGCGCTGTGCCGTGCCGCTCAGCGATCTCGAGGGGACGCTCAGTTCTCACTTTGGGGAAGCGCCCTACTTCGCCCTCCTCGACTTCAGCGTGAAGGAAGGGAGAGTGCAGCGCAAAGAGATCCTCTCCAACCCGGCCCGCGAGATGGAAAAACAGAAAGGGCTCCGTGCGGCCGAGATGCTCCTCGCCCACAAGCCCGACATCGTCTATGCGAAACAGTCGTTTGCCGGGAAGTCGCCGGAATATGTCTTTGAGTCGGCAAGGATCGAGATGAGGACGACCAGGGTGGAGACACTGAGGGAGCTCACGGGAGTGATCGAGGCGGAGTTGGCGGAGGAAGGAGATAGAACTGGATAA
- a CDS encoding class I SAM-dependent methyltransferase yields the protein MDEVHAAFDAGASDYDAQRRWIIPEIEAFYGAAVWAAAWPGEAPAILDIGAGTGLLSALLLQRYPGASMTLLDNSEKMLEIAKKRFAGRSRVQFLVADYRYEPLPGHYNLITSALSIHHLEREEKYALYRRVFEALTPGGIFVNAEEVKGESAWQQERNFAYWDAFVNKSPLPDEKKPEIIGRRDRLDQIERLSVQMKWLTEIGFVDVDVVYKNRPFAVFTGRK from the coding sequence ATGGACGAGGTACACGCGGCATTCGACGCCGGGGCGTCAGACTACGACGCCCAGCGAAGATGGATCATCCCTGAGATCGAGGCGTTCTACGGCGCCGCAGTCTGGGCGGCGGCATGGCCCGGGGAGGCGCCCGCCATCCTCGACATCGGTGCCGGGACCGGGCTCCTCTCTGCGCTCCTCCTGCAGCGATACCCAGGAGCCTCCATGACCCTCCTCGACAACTCAGAGAAGATGCTGGAGATCGCAAAGAAGCGTTTTGCCGGGAGGAGCAGGGTGCAGTTTCTGGTCGCCGACTACCGGTATGAACCTCTCCCCGGACACTACAACCTGATCACCTCGGCCCTCTCCATCCACCACCTTGAGCGCGAGGAGAAATATGCCCTGTACAGGCGGGTCTTTGAAGCCCTCACCCCGGGCGGGATCTTTGTGAACGCCGAGGAGGTGAAAGGGGAGAGCGCCTGGCAGCAGGAACGGAACTTCGCCTACTGGGACGCCTTCGTAAACAAAAGCCCCCTGCCCGACGAGAAGAAGCCCGAGATAATTGGACGACGGGACCGGCTGGACCAGATTGAGAGGCTCTCGGTCCAGATGAAGTGGCTGACCGAGATCGGGTTTGTCGACGTGGACGTGGTGTATAAGAACCGGCCTTTTGCGGTTTTTACCGGGAGGAAATGA
- a CDS encoding DUF1848 domain-containing protein: MTMKTITPVIISASRATDLPAFYSEWLMNRIRAGYAIWTNPFNRNFSQKVSFAQTRAFVFWTKNPAPLMPHLDEIDEMGYHYYFQYTLNDYEEEGLEPGLPPLDERIQTFRTLAERVGKARVIWRFDPLLLSDDLTVEHLLERVRRVGDQVHSSTERLVFSFADIETYRSVRRRLGEGYREFSPDEMNYFAESIAEINQDWGLALATCAERKNLSAYGVEKNRCIDDRLLRRLFPEDRELMAFLGPAPQRDLFGNSVEDPGRRKRLKDKGQRKECGCIKSKDIGAYSTCPHLCRYCYANAVEKTVKRNYETHRPDMEGLIAYYTE, encoded by the coding sequence ATGACAATGAAGACCATCACTCCAGTGATCATTTCAGCAAGTCGGGCGACCGATCTCCCGGCATTCTACAGCGAATGGCTCATGAACCGGATCCGGGCAGGGTATGCGATCTGGACCAATCCGTTCAACAGAAATTTCTCCCAGAAAGTTTCTTTTGCACAGACGCGTGCGTTTGTCTTCTGGACCAAGAACCCCGCCCCGCTCATGCCCCACCTCGACGAGATCGATGAGATGGGGTATCACTACTACTTCCAGTACACCCTCAACGACTATGAAGAGGAGGGGCTCGAACCAGGCCTGCCCCCCCTGGACGAACGCATCCAGACGTTCAGGACACTTGCCGAGCGGGTGGGGAAGGCGCGGGTGATCTGGCGCTTCGACCCTCTCCTTCTCTCCGACGATCTTACCGTCGAGCACCTTCTGGAGCGGGTGCGCAGGGTAGGAGACCAGGTGCATTCCTCGACCGAACGCCTGGTCTTCAGCTTCGCCGACATCGAGACATACCGTTCGGTCAGGCGGCGACTCGGTGAAGGGTATCGTGAGTTCAGCCCTGACGAGATGAACTACTTTGCCGAATCCATCGCTGAGATAAACCAGGACTGGGGCCTCGCCCTCGCCACCTGTGCAGAGAGAAAAAATCTCTCCGCCTATGGGGTCGAGAAGAACCGGTGCATCGACGACCGCCTCCTCCGCCGTCTCTTCCCTGAGGACAGAGAACTGATGGCATTTCTCGGCCCAGCCCCTCAGCGCGATCTTTTTGGGAACAGTGTCGAAGATCCCGGGAGACGAAAACGCCTGAAGGACAAGGGGCAGCGGAAAGAGTGCGGGTGTATCAAGAGCAAAGACATCGGGGCCTATTCCACCTGTCCTCACCTCTGCCGCTACTGCTATGCCAACGCGGTGGAGAAAACGGTGAAGAGGAACTACGAGACGCACCGGCCTGATATGGAGGGGTTGATCGCGTATTATACTGAATGA
- a CDS encoding NERD domain-containing protein, which yields MTQKRISGLTAEEWFERGYDMPVPEVQRECYENALALAPDNPGLWEAMGLAWSEVEEFEEAFACLDKVSGPLSTHPDHLCNLGYAYFRLKKYDDALDCYKRVIRQEKQHRRAWELSGELLFERGREYDASRCFRKAKKFPEPENDFLGELYAVVIKGFEHARHRPAVLSDDSLGNEEDFKIFFGEAGTYWGEHEQMKEIVSLLSSALHDGVLEPPLYLFFNVRVANGEIDCLVLMKHGPVILELKNYLGEITGSENGDWTVHTRTGTTVRVTSNVFRQCNKHRFDFYTKYVQIAREHFPAIIEHTGRGCYSNLIRIQSWGYFRQGSRYDLNQIAGEKVRAWFAVITADDLVERLKYVNAGYTLLKADMEAMARALSLTELSPEEYGWCGIRKEKALSDSAGRGVGIPSEVAVPGGVQDSCLGYETASTTKGTDLLRSRDSAYYCTNLIIACLELHDLKKAYKYSGDLIRYSPEEVRQDVIDLHTQLGCRLEGGLSEVPEELAAKADLILHMIAGS from the coding sequence ATGACGCAAAAGAGAATCTCCGGCCTGACTGCAGAAGAGTGGTTTGAGCGCGGCTATGATATGCCGGTCCCTGAGGTACAGAGAGAATGCTATGAAAACGCCCTTGCCCTGGCCCCGGACAATCCTGGGCTGTGGGAGGCCATGGGGCTTGCATGGTCTGAAGTCGAAGAGTTTGAGGAGGCCTTTGCATGCCTGGACAAGGTCTCGGGTCCGCTCTCCACTCACCCCGACCATCTTTGCAACCTTGGCTACGCCTATTTCAGACTGAAAAAATATGACGATGCGCTTGACTGCTATAAGAGGGTGATACGGCAGGAGAAGCAGCACCGGCGCGCATGGGAGTTGTCAGGGGAACTGCTCTTCGAGAGGGGGAGAGAATATGATGCTTCTCGCTGCTTTCGAAAAGCGAAAAAATTCCCAGAACCAGAGAATGATTTTCTCGGGGAATTGTATGCCGTGGTCATCAAAGGATTCGAACATGCTCGTCATCGGCCCGCTGTCCTTTCAGACGACTCCCTGGGCAATGAAGAAGATTTCAAGATCTTTTTCGGGGAAGCGGGGACCTACTGGGGCGAGCACGAGCAGATGAAAGAGATCGTCTCCCTTCTCTCCTCGGCCCTGCATGACGGGGTGCTTGAGCCCCCCCTGTACCTGTTCTTCAATGTCAGGGTCGCAAACGGGGAGATCGACTGCCTGGTCCTGATGAAGCATGGACCTGTGATCCTTGAACTGAAAAATTATCTGGGCGAGATCACGGGTTCGGAGAATGGGGACTGGACTGTACATACCAGGACAGGCACCACAGTGAGGGTCACGTCCAATGTCTTCAGGCAGTGCAATAAACACAGGTTCGACTTTTATACGAAATATGTACAGATCGCCAGGGAGCATTTCCCCGCCATCATCGAACATACCGGGCGAGGATGCTATTCCAACCTGATCCGGATCCAGTCGTGGGGATATTTCAGGCAGGGGAGCCGGTATGATCTGAACCAGATTGCCGGCGAGAAGGTCAGGGCATGGTTTGCGGTCATCACCGCCGACGACCTGGTCGAGCGCCTGAAATATGTCAATGCCGGCTACACGTTGCTCAAGGCGGATATGGAGGCGATGGCGAGAGCACTGAGCCTGACAGAACTGTCTCCTGAGGAGTATGGGTGGTGTGGCATCAGAAAGGAGAAAGCCCTGTCTGATTCTGCCGGTCGTGGGGTGGGTATTCCCTCTGAGGTGGCGGTGCCTGGCGGGGTCCAGGACTCATGTCTAGGGTATGAGACAGCATCGACGACGAAGGGAACTGACCTGCTCAGGTCCAGGGACTCGGCCTATTATTGTACCAATCTCATCATTGCATGTCTCGAACTACATGACCTCAAGAAGGCATACAAATATTCTGGAGACCTCATCAGGTATTCTCCTGAGGAGGTCAGGCAGGACGTCATCGACCTCCACACGCAGTTGGGATGCAGACTGGAAGGGGGACTCTCTGAGGTCCCAGAGGAGTTGGCGGCAAAGGCCGATCTCATCCTGCATATGATCGCCGGATCTTGA